The following are encoded in a window of Peromyscus maniculatus bairdii isolate BWxNUB_F1_BW_parent chromosome X, HU_Pman_BW_mat_3.1, whole genome shotgun sequence genomic DNA:
- the Ssr4 gene encoding translocon-associated protein subunit delta isoform X1, with product MAAMASFGAVALLLLSGLSCCSEACLEPQITPSYYTTSDAVISTETVFIVEISLTCKNRVQNMALYADVSGKQFPVTRGQDVGRYQVSWSLEHKSAHAGTYEVRFFDEESYSLLRKAQRNNEDVSIIPPLFTVSVDHRGTWNGPWVSTEVLAAVIGIVIYYLAFSAKSHIQA from the exons ATGGCGGCGATGGCATCTTTCGGCGCCGTGGCGCTACTCCTGCTGTCCGGCTTATCTTGCTGCTCAG AGGCCTGCCTGGAGCCCCAGATCACCCCTTCTTACTATACAACCTCAGATGCCGTCATTTCTACAGAGACCGTATTCATCGTGGAGATCTCACTGACTTGCAAGAACAGGGTGCAG AACATGGCTCTTTATGCCGACGTTAGTGGAAAACAATTTCCTGTAACCCGGGGCCAGGATGTGGGCCGATATCAG GTTTCATGGAGCCTGGAGCATAAGAGCGCCCACGCGGGCACCTATGAGGTCAGATTCTTCGATGAAGAGTCCTACAGCCTCCTAAGGAAG GCTCAGAGAAATAATGAGGACGTTTCCATCATCCCGCCTCTGTTTACAGTCAGTGTGGACCATCGG GGCACCTGGAATGGGCCGTGGGTCTCTACAGAAGTGCTGGCTGCAGTAATCGGCATAGTGATCTACTACCTAGCCTTCAGTGCAAAGAGCCACATCCAGGCCTGA
- the Ssr4 gene encoding translocon-associated protein subunit delta isoform X4, whose amino-acid sequence MAAMASFGAVALLLLSGLSCCSAEACLEPQITPSYYTTSDAVISTETVFIVEISLTCKNRVQNMALYADVSGKQFPVTRGQDVGRYQVSWSLEHKSAHAGTYEVRFFDEESYSLLRKHLPYRLREIMRTFPSSRLCLQSVWTIGAPGMGRGSLQKCWLQ is encoded by the exons ATGGCGGCGATGGCATCTTTCGGCGCCGTGGCGCTACTCCTGCTGTCCGGCTTATCTTGCTGCTCAG CAGAGGCCTGCCTGGAGCCCCAGATCACCCCTTCTTACTATACAACCTCAGATGCCGTCATTTCTACAGAGACCGTATTCATCGTGGAGATCTCACTGACTTGCAAGAACAGGGTGCAG AACATGGCTCTTTATGCCGACGTTAGTGGAAAACAATTTCCTGTAACCCGGGGCCAGGATGTGGGCCGATATCAG GTTTCATGGAGCCTGGAGCATAAGAGCGCCCACGCGGGCACCTATGAGGTCAGATTCTTCGATGAAGAGTCCTACAGCCTCCTAAGGAAG CATCTCCCTTATAGGCTCAGAGAAATAATGAGGACGTTTCCATCATCCCGCCTCTGTTTACAGTCAGTGTGGACCATCGG GGCACCTGGAATGGGCCGTGGGTCTCTACAGAAGTGCTGGCTGCAGTAA
- the Ssr4 gene encoding translocon-associated protein subunit delta isoform X3 produces MAAMASFGAVALLLLSGLSCCSAEACLEPQITPSYYTTSDAVISTETVFIVEISLTCKNRVQNMALYADVSGKQFPVTRGQDVGRYQVSWSLEHKSAHAGTYEVRFFDEESYSLLRKAQRNNEDVSIIPPLFTVSVDHRGTWNGPWVSTEVLAAVIGIVIYYLAFSAKSHIQA; encoded by the exons ATGGCGGCGATGGCATCTTTCGGCGCCGTGGCGCTACTCCTGCTGTCCGGCTTATCTTGCTGCTCAG CAGAGGCCTGCCTGGAGCCCCAGATCACCCCTTCTTACTATACAACCTCAGATGCCGTCATTTCTACAGAGACCGTATTCATCGTGGAGATCTCACTGACTTGCAAGAACAGGGTGCAG AACATGGCTCTTTATGCCGACGTTAGTGGAAAACAATTTCCTGTAACCCGGGGCCAGGATGTGGGCCGATATCAG GTTTCATGGAGCCTGGAGCATAAGAGCGCCCACGCGGGCACCTATGAGGTCAGATTCTTCGATGAAGAGTCCTACAGCCTCCTAAGGAAG GCTCAGAGAAATAATGAGGACGTTTCCATCATCCCGCCTCTGTTTACAGTCAGTGTGGACCATCGG GGCACCTGGAATGGGCCGTGGGTCTCTACAGAAGTGCTGGCTGCAGTAATCGGCATAGTGATCTACTACCTAGCCTTCAGTGCAAAGAGCCACATCCAGGCCTGA
- the Srpk3 gene encoding SRSF protein kinase 3 isoform X2, with the protein MHWTRLSPTGTVVQCTRALGCDTRMSASAGGSGGVDCGGSSSSSQTSCGPESSGSELAPVTPAPRLLQGLLGSDDEEQEDPKDYCKGGYYPVKIGDLFNGRYHVVRKLGWGHFSTVWLCWDIQRKRFVALKVVKSAGHYTETAVDEIKLLKCVRDSDPSDPKRETIVQLIDDFRISGVNGVHVCMVLEVLGHQLLKWIIKSNYQGLPVPCVKSIVRQVLHGLDYLHTKCKIIHTDIKPENILLCVGDAYIRRLAAEATEWQQSGAQPPSRSTVSTAPQEVLTGKLSKNKRKKMRRKRKQQKWLLEERLRDLQRLEAMEDAVQADDSGSRLEQGSGSTSSSGCHPEGTRAGPSPASSSPVPGGDRSLSPSSQTSGFSGSLFSTASCSILSGSSNQRETGGLLSPSTPFGASNLLVNPLEPQNADKIKIKIADLGNACWVHKHFTEDIQTRQYRAVEVLIGAEYGPPADIWSTACMAFELATGDYLFEPHSGEDYSRDEGQLRHIHNLKHWGLYEVLMEKYEWPLEQATQFSAFLLPMMEYIPEKRASAADCLQHPWLNP; encoded by the exons ATGCACTGGACACGGCTGAGCCCCACAGGAACAGTGGTCCAGTGCACCAGAGCTTTGGGCTGCGACACCAGGATGAGTGCCAGtgctggtggtagtggtggtgtggactgtggtggcagcagcagcag CTCTCAGACTTCCTGTGGGCCTGAGTCCTCAGGCTCTGAATTAGCTCCAGTCACACCAGCACCTCGGTTGCTGCAGGGGCTCCTGGGTTCTGATGATGAGGAGCAGGAAGACCCCAAGGATTATTGCAAGG GTGGTTACTACCCAGTGAAGATAGGTGATTTGTTCAATGGGCGGTACCATGTGGTGCGCAAGCTAGGCTGGGGCCACTTCTCTACAGTCTGGCTCTGCTGGGATATTCA GCGCAAGCGCTTCGTGGCCCTGAAAGTAGTGAAGAGCGCAGGGCATTACACAGAGACAGCTGTGGATGAGATCAAGCTCCTGAAATGT GTCCGGGACAGTGATCCTAGTGACCCCAAAAGAGAGACCATTGTTCAGCTCATTGATGACTTCAGGATCTCAGGAGTTAATGGAGTCC ATGTGTGCATGGTGCTAGAGGTCCTGGGCCACCAGCTCCTCAAATGGATCATCAAGTCCAACTACCAGGGTCTGCCTGTGCCCTGTGTTAAGAGCATTGTTAGGCAG GTGCTACATGGTCTGGATTACCTCCATACTAAGTGCAAGATCATCCACACGGACATCAAGCCTGAGAACATCCTTCTGTGTGTTGGAGATGCCTATATTAGGCGCCTGGCTGCTGAAGCCACAGAGTGGCAGCAGTCAGGGGCCCAGCCCCCATCCCGCTCCACAG TTAGCACCGCCCCCCAGGAGGTCTTG ACTGGTAAGCTGTCcaaaaacaagaggaagaagatgaggcgCAAAAGGAAGCAACAGAAGTGGCTGCTGGAGGAACGGCTGCGGGACTTGCAGAGGCTGGAGGCCATGGAAGATGCAGTACAGGCTGATG ACTCTGGCTCAAGATTAGAGCAGGGCAGCGGCTCCACCTCTTCTTCAGGCTGCCACCCAGAGGGCACCAGGGCTGGcccctctccagcctcttcttcCCCTGTGCCTGGGGGTGACCGCAGCCTTAGTCCCAGCTCACAGACCTCAGGTTTCTCAGGGTCTCTGTTCTCCACGGCTTCCTGCTCCATCCTCTCAGGGTCATCTAATCAGCGTGAGACTGGAGGTCTCCTGTCTCCTAGCA CACCATTTGGTGCTTCCAACCTCCTGGTGAACCCCCTGGAGCCCCAAAATGCAGACAAGATCAAGATCAAGATTGCAGACCTGGGCAATGCCTGCTGGGTG CACAAACACTTCACCGAGGACATTCAGACTCGGCAGTACAGGGCCGTGGAGGTGCTGATTGGTGCTGAGTATGGCCCCCCAGCTGACATCTGGAGCACAGCATGCATG gCCTTTGAGCTGGCCACTGGTGACTACCTGTTTGAGCCTCACTCTGGAGAAGACTACAGTCGTGATGAAG GACAGCTGCGCCACATCCATAACCTCAAGCATTGGGGCCTATATGAGGTGCTCATGGAGAAGTACGAGTGGCCCCTGGAGCAAGCCACACAGTTCAGCGCCTTCCTGTTGCCCATGATGGAGTACATCCCTGAGAAGAGGGCCAGTGCTGCCGACTGCCTCCAGCACCCCTGGCTTAATCCCTAG
- the Ssr4 gene encoding translocon-associated protein subunit delta isoform X2: MALYADVSGKQFPVTRGQDVGRYQVSWSLEHKSAHAGTYEVRFFDEESYSLLRKAQRNNEDVSIIPPLFTVSVDHRGTWNGPWVSTEVLAAVIGIVIYYLAFSAKSHIQA; the protein is encoded by the exons ATGGCTCTTTATGCCGACGTTAGTGGAAAACAATTTCCTGTAACCCGGGGCCAGGATGTGGGCCGATATCAG GTTTCATGGAGCCTGGAGCATAAGAGCGCCCACGCGGGCACCTATGAGGTCAGATTCTTCGATGAAGAGTCCTACAGCCTCCTAAGGAAG GCTCAGAGAAATAATGAGGACGTTTCCATCATCCCGCCTCTGTTTACAGTCAGTGTGGACCATCGG GGCACCTGGAATGGGCCGTGGGTCTCTACAGAAGTGCTGGCTGCAGTAATCGGCATAGTGATCTACTACCTAGCCTTCAGTGCAAAGAGCCACATCCAGGCCTGA
- the Idh3g gene encoding isocitrate dehydrogenase [NAD] subunit gamma, mitochondrial isoform X2, producing MALKVAIAAGGAAKAVFKPTLLCRPWEVLGANEAPRRSISSPPSAKYGGRHTVTMIPGDGIGPELMLHVKSVFRHACVPVDFEEVHVSSNADEEDIRNAIMAIRRNRVALKGNIETNHNLPPSHKSRNNILRTSLDLYANVIHCKSLPGVVTRHKDIDILIVRENTEGEYSSLEHESVAGVVESLKIITKAKSLRIAEYAFKLAQESGRKKVTAVHKANIMKLGDGLFLQCCREVAARYPQITFDSMIVDNTTMQLVSRPQQFDVMVMPNLYGNIVNNVCAGLVGGPGLVAGANYGHVYAVFETATRNTGKSIANKNIANPTATLLASCMMLDHLKLHSYATSIRKAVLASMDNENMHTPDIGGQGTTSQAIQDIIRHIRIINGRAVEA from the exons ATGGCGCTGAAGGTGGCGATAGCTGCTGGCGGTGCTGCAAAGGCAGTGTTCAAGCCAACTCTCCTCTGCCGTCCTTGGGAG GTTCTGGGTGCTAATGAGGCCCCCCGGAGGAGCATTTCCTCA cctccatctGCTAAATATGGTGGGCGTCATACAGTGACTATGATCCCAGGGGATGGCATCGGCCCGGAGCTCATGTTGCACGTTAAATCAGTATTCAG gcatgcatgtgtgccagTGGACTTTGAAGAGGTACATGTGAGCTCCAATGCTGATGAGGAGGATATCCGAAATGCCATCATGGCCATCCGCCGGAACCGTGTGGCCCTAAAGG GCAACAttgaaacaaatcataacctgcCACCATCTCACAAATCCCGAAACAACATCCTTCG CACCAGCCTAGACCTCTATGCCAACGTCATCCACTGCAAGAGCCTGCCAGGAGTGGTGACCCGGCACAAGGACATAGACATCCTCATTGTGCGGGAAAACACAGAGGGAGAGTACAGCAGTCTGGAGCATGAG AGCGTAGCAGGAGTGGTGGAGAGCTTGAAGATTATCACCAAGGCCAAGTCCCTTCGAATTGCTGAATATGCTTTCAAGCTGGCCCAGGAGAGTGGGCGTAAGAAAGTGACGGCTGTGCACAAGGCCAACATCAT GAAACTGGGTGATGGGCTCTTCCTCCAGTGCTGCAGGGAGGTGGCAGCCCGCTACCCGCAGATCACCTTTGACAGCATGATTGTGGATAACACAACAATGCAG CTGGTATCCAGGCCTCAGCAGTTTGATGTCATGGTGATGCCTAATCTCTATGGTAACATTGTCAACAACGTCTGTGCAGGGCTAGTTGGAGGCCCGGGCCTTGTGGCTGGGGCTAACTACGGCCATGTGTATGCAGTATTTGAGACA GCTACAAGGAACACAGGCAAAAGTATTGCCAATAAGAACATTGCTAACCCCACTGCCACACTGCTAGCAAGTTGCATGATGCTAGACCACCTCAA GCTCCACTCCTATGCCACCTCCATCCGCAAAGCTGTCTTAGCATCTatggacaatgaaaat ATGCATACTCCAGACATTGGAGGCCAAGGTACTACATCTCAAGCCATCCAGGACATCATTCGTCACATCCGCATCATTAACGGCCGGGCTGTGGAAGCTTAA
- the Srpk3 gene encoding SRSF protein kinase 3 isoform X1 encodes MHWTRLSPTGTVVQCTRALGCDTRMSASAGGSGGVDCGGSSSSSQTSCGPESSGSELAPVTPAPRLLQGLLGSDDEEQEDPKDYCKGGYYPVKIGDLFNGRYHVVRKLGWGHFSTVWLCWDIQRKRFVALKVVKSAGHYTETAVDEIKLLKCVRDSDPSDPKRETIVQLIDDFRISGVNGVHVCMVLEVLGHQLLKWIIKSNYQGLPVPCVKSIVRQVLHGLDYLHTKCKIIHTDIKPENILLCVGDAYIRRLAAEATEWQQSGAQPPSRSTVSTAPQEVLTGKLSKNKRKKMRRKRKQQKWLLEERLRDLQRLEAMEDAVQADDSGSRLEQGSGSTSSSGCHPEGTRAGPSPASSSPVPGGDRSLSPSSQTSGFSGSLFSTASCSILSGSSNQRETGGLLSPSTPFGASNLLVNPLEPQNADKIKIKIADLGNACWVHKHFTEDIQTRQYRAVEVLIGAEYGPPADIWSTACMAFELATGDYLFEPHSGEDYSRDEDHIAHIVELLGDIPPAFALSGRYSREFFNRRGQLRHIHNLKHWGLYEVLMEKYEWPLEQATQFSAFLLPMMEYIPEKRASAADCLQHPWLNP; translated from the exons ATGCACTGGACACGGCTGAGCCCCACAGGAACAGTGGTCCAGTGCACCAGAGCTTTGGGCTGCGACACCAGGATGAGTGCCAGtgctggtggtagtggtggtgtggactgtggtggcagcagcagcag CTCTCAGACTTCCTGTGGGCCTGAGTCCTCAGGCTCTGAATTAGCTCCAGTCACACCAGCACCTCGGTTGCTGCAGGGGCTCCTGGGTTCTGATGATGAGGAGCAGGAAGACCCCAAGGATTATTGCAAGG GTGGTTACTACCCAGTGAAGATAGGTGATTTGTTCAATGGGCGGTACCATGTGGTGCGCAAGCTAGGCTGGGGCCACTTCTCTACAGTCTGGCTCTGCTGGGATATTCA GCGCAAGCGCTTCGTGGCCCTGAAAGTAGTGAAGAGCGCAGGGCATTACACAGAGACAGCTGTGGATGAGATCAAGCTCCTGAAATGT GTCCGGGACAGTGATCCTAGTGACCCCAAAAGAGAGACCATTGTTCAGCTCATTGATGACTTCAGGATCTCAGGAGTTAATGGAGTCC ATGTGTGCATGGTGCTAGAGGTCCTGGGCCACCAGCTCCTCAAATGGATCATCAAGTCCAACTACCAGGGTCTGCCTGTGCCCTGTGTTAAGAGCATTGTTAGGCAG GTGCTACATGGTCTGGATTACCTCCATACTAAGTGCAAGATCATCCACACGGACATCAAGCCTGAGAACATCCTTCTGTGTGTTGGAGATGCCTATATTAGGCGCCTGGCTGCTGAAGCCACAGAGTGGCAGCAGTCAGGGGCCCAGCCCCCATCCCGCTCCACAG TTAGCACCGCCCCCCAGGAGGTCTTG ACTGGTAAGCTGTCcaaaaacaagaggaagaagatgaggcgCAAAAGGAAGCAACAGAAGTGGCTGCTGGAGGAACGGCTGCGGGACTTGCAGAGGCTGGAGGCCATGGAAGATGCAGTACAGGCTGATG ACTCTGGCTCAAGATTAGAGCAGGGCAGCGGCTCCACCTCTTCTTCAGGCTGCCACCCAGAGGGCACCAGGGCTGGcccctctccagcctcttcttcCCCTGTGCCTGGGGGTGACCGCAGCCTTAGTCCCAGCTCACAGACCTCAGGTTTCTCAGGGTCTCTGTTCTCCACGGCTTCCTGCTCCATCCTCTCAGGGTCATCTAATCAGCGTGAGACTGGAGGTCTCCTGTCTCCTAGCA CACCATTTGGTGCTTCCAACCTCCTGGTGAACCCCCTGGAGCCCCAAAATGCAGACAAGATCAAGATCAAGATTGCAGACCTGGGCAATGCCTGCTGGGTG CACAAACACTTCACCGAGGACATTCAGACTCGGCAGTACAGGGCCGTGGAGGTGCTGATTGGTGCTGAGTATGGCCCCCCAGCTGACATCTGGAGCACAGCATGCATG gCCTTTGAGCTGGCCACTGGTGACTACCTGTTTGAGCCTCACTCTGGAGAAGACTACAGTCGTGATGAAG ACCACATTGCTCATATCGTGGAGCTTCTGGGAGATATCCCCCCAGCTTTTGCCCTCTCAGGCCGCTATTCACGGGAGTTCTTCAACCGCAGGG GACAGCTGCGCCACATCCATAACCTCAAGCATTGGGGCCTATATGAGGTGCTCATGGAGAAGTACGAGTGGCCCCTGGAGCAAGCCACACAGTTCAGCGCCTTCCTGTTGCCCATGATGGAGTACATCCCTGAGAAGAGGGCCAGTGCTGCCGACTGCCTCCAGCACCCCTGGCTTAATCCCTAG
- the Ssr4 gene encoding translocon-associated protein subunit delta isoform X5 — protein MAAMASFGAVALLLLSGLSCCSEACLEPQITPSYYTTSDAVISTETVFIVEISLTCKNRVQNMALYADVSGKQFPVTRGQDVGRYQVSWSLEHKSAHAGTYEVRFFDEESYSLLRKHLPYRLREIMRTFPSSRLCLQSVWTIGAPGMGRGSLQKCWLQ, from the exons ATGGCGGCGATGGCATCTTTCGGCGCCGTGGCGCTACTCCTGCTGTCCGGCTTATCTTGCTGCTCAG AGGCCTGCCTGGAGCCCCAGATCACCCCTTCTTACTATACAACCTCAGATGCCGTCATTTCTACAGAGACCGTATTCATCGTGGAGATCTCACTGACTTGCAAGAACAGGGTGCAG AACATGGCTCTTTATGCCGACGTTAGTGGAAAACAATTTCCTGTAACCCGGGGCCAGGATGTGGGCCGATATCAG GTTTCATGGAGCCTGGAGCATAAGAGCGCCCACGCGGGCACCTATGAGGTCAGATTCTTCGATGAAGAGTCCTACAGCCTCCTAAGGAAG CATCTCCCTTATAGGCTCAGAGAAATAATGAGGACGTTTCCATCATCCCGCCTCTGTTTACAGTCAGTGTGGACCATCGG GGCACCTGGAATGGGCCGTGGGTCTCTACAGAAGTGCTGGCTGCAGTAA
- the Idh3g gene encoding isocitrate dehydrogenase [NAD] subunit gamma, mitochondrial isoform X1 translates to MALKVAIAAGGAAKAVFKPTLLCRPWEVLGANEAPRRSISSQQTIPPSAKYGGRHTVTMIPGDGIGPELMLHVKSVFRHACVPVDFEEVHVSSNADEEDIRNAIMAIRRNRVALKGNIETNHNLPPSHKSRNNILRTSLDLYANVIHCKSLPGVVTRHKDIDILIVRENTEGEYSSLEHESVAGVVESLKIITKAKSLRIAEYAFKLAQESGRKKVTAVHKANIMKLGDGLFLQCCREVAARYPQITFDSMIVDNTTMQLVSRPQQFDVMVMPNLYGNIVNNVCAGLVGGPGLVAGANYGHVYAVFETATRNTGKSIANKNIANPTATLLASCMMLDHLKLHSYATSIRKAVLASMDNENMHTPDIGGQGTTSQAIQDIIRHIRIINGRAVEA, encoded by the exons ATGGCGCTGAAGGTGGCGATAGCTGCTGGCGGTGCTGCAAAGGCAGTGTTCAAGCCAACTCTCCTCTGCCGTCCTTGGGAG GTTCTGGGTGCTAATGAGGCCCCCCGGAGGAGCATTTCCTCA CAACAAACAATT cctccatctGCTAAATATGGTGGGCGTCATACAGTGACTATGATCCCAGGGGATGGCATCGGCCCGGAGCTCATGTTGCACGTTAAATCAGTATTCAG gcatgcatgtgtgccagTGGACTTTGAAGAGGTACATGTGAGCTCCAATGCTGATGAGGAGGATATCCGAAATGCCATCATGGCCATCCGCCGGAACCGTGTGGCCCTAAAGG GCAACAttgaaacaaatcataacctgcCACCATCTCACAAATCCCGAAACAACATCCTTCG CACCAGCCTAGACCTCTATGCCAACGTCATCCACTGCAAGAGCCTGCCAGGAGTGGTGACCCGGCACAAGGACATAGACATCCTCATTGTGCGGGAAAACACAGAGGGAGAGTACAGCAGTCTGGAGCATGAG AGCGTAGCAGGAGTGGTGGAGAGCTTGAAGATTATCACCAAGGCCAAGTCCCTTCGAATTGCTGAATATGCTTTCAAGCTGGCCCAGGAGAGTGGGCGTAAGAAAGTGACGGCTGTGCACAAGGCCAACATCAT GAAACTGGGTGATGGGCTCTTCCTCCAGTGCTGCAGGGAGGTGGCAGCCCGCTACCCGCAGATCACCTTTGACAGCATGATTGTGGATAACACAACAATGCAG CTGGTATCCAGGCCTCAGCAGTTTGATGTCATGGTGATGCCTAATCTCTATGGTAACATTGTCAACAACGTCTGTGCAGGGCTAGTTGGAGGCCCGGGCCTTGTGGCTGGGGCTAACTACGGCCATGTGTATGCAGTATTTGAGACA GCTACAAGGAACACAGGCAAAAGTATTGCCAATAAGAACATTGCTAACCCCACTGCCACACTGCTAGCAAGTTGCATGATGCTAGACCACCTCAA GCTCCACTCCTATGCCACCTCCATCCGCAAAGCTGTCTTAGCATCTatggacaatgaaaat ATGCATACTCCAGACATTGGAGGCCAAGGTACTACATCTCAAGCCATCCAGGACATCATTCGTCACATCCGCATCATTAACGGCCGGGCTGTGGAAGCTTAA